One part of the Glycine soja cultivar W05 chromosome 11, ASM419377v2, whole genome shotgun sequence genome encodes these proteins:
- the LOC114376940 gene encoding NAC domain-containing protein 37-like, translating into MESMESCVPPGFRFHPTDEELVGYYLRKKVASQKIDLDVIREIDLYRIEPWDLQERCRIGYEEQNEWYFFSHKDKKYPTGTRTNRATMAGFWKATGRDKAVYERAKLIGMRKTLVFYKGRAPNGQKSDWIMHEYRLESDENGPPQEEGWVVCRAFKKKTTGQTKTINIEGWESSYFYDEASGATSTLVDPIELISRQSQSFLAQNFMCKQELEADNLTCMHQDPFVQLPQLESPSLPLVKKPSTVSLVSDNNNEGEDNQNRLLFNNNNTKKVTTDWRALDKFVASQLSQEVNTHETNVGVLSSSFEPHDDNHDMALLLLQSSRDEGNRLSPFLNTSSDCDNGICVFEK; encoded by the exons ATGGAGTCGATGGAGTCATGTGTCCCACCAGGGTTTCGGTTCCACCCAACAGATGAAGAGCTTGTTGGTTATTATCTCAGGAAGAAAGTCGCTTCTCAGAAAATTGACCTTGATGTTATCAGAGAGATCGATCTATATCGTATTGAACCATGGGATCTCCaag AGAGATGCAGGATAGGGTATGAAGAGCAGAATGAGTGGTATTTCTTCAGCCACAAAGATAAAAAGTATCCAACAGGGACAAGAACTAATAGAGCTACCATGGCTGGGTTTTGGAAGGCGACAGGAAGAGACAAAGCAGTGTATGAAAGAGCAAAACTTATTGGGATGAGGAAGACCCTTGTTTTCTACAAAGGAAGAGCCCCTAATGGACAGAAAAGTGATTGGATCATGCACGAGTATAGGCTTGAATCTGATGAGAATGGACCTCCACAG GAGGAAGGTTGGGTTGTGTGCAGAGCCTTCAAGAAGAAAACCACTGGGCAAACGAAGACTATAAATATTGAAGGATGGGAGTCAAGCTACTTCTATGACGAAGCAAGTGGGGCAACAAGCACTTTGGTCGATCCAATTGAACTCATTTCAAGGCAATCTCAGAGCTTTCTGGCTCAAAATTTCATGTGCAAGCAAGAGCTAGAAGCAGATAACTTGACTTGCATGCATCAAGATCCGTTTGTGCAACTTCCTCAGCTAGAAAGCCCGTCTTTGCCACTAGTAAAGAAGCCAAGCACAGTGTCCCTAGTATCAGACAATAATAACGAAGGTGAAGACAATCAAAACAGGTTGttattcaacaacaacaacacaaagAAAGTCACTACTGATTGGAGAGCCCTTGACAAGTTTGTAGCCTCTCAACTAAGTCAAGAAGTAAACACGCATGAAACTAATGTTGGAGTACTCTCATCAAGCTTTGAACCCCATGATGATAACCACGACATGGCACTGCTGCTACTGCAGAGTAGTAGGGATGAAGGGAACAGGTTAAGCCCGTTTCTAAATACAAGCTCCGACTGTGACAATGGGATATGCGTATTCGAAAAATGa